One window from the genome of Streptomyces sp. NBC_01476 encodes:
- a CDS encoding long-chain fatty acid--CoA ligase → MLSTMQDVPLTVTRILLHGALVHGGSTVTTWTGEGEPRRRTFREIGARSIQLANALRDELGVERGDRVATLMWNNGEHMEAYLAIPSMGAVLHTLNLRLPADQLVFIVNHAADRVILVNGTLLPLLAPLLPRLESVEHLVVVGPGDLSLLAGTRASVHVYEELLDGRPERYDWPELDEREAAAMCYTSGTTGDPKGVVFSHRSVYLHSMQVNTTESMGLTSHDTSLPVVPMFHVNAWGLPHAAFMSGINLLMPDRFLQPAPLAEMIESERPTHAAAVPTIWQGLLAELTAKPRDISSLRQVTIGGSACPPALMKAFDEQLGVRLCHAWGMTETSPLGTVAQPPAGVSGEEEWAYRITQGRFPASVEARLIGPDGEVMPWDGESAGELEVRGPWIAGAYFGGVGEEPLRPEDKFSPDGWLRTGDVGVISGDGFLTLTDRAKDVIKSGGEWISSVDLENHLMAHPDVAEAAVVAVPDERWGERPLATVVLREGATTDYADLRAFLEGRIARWQVPERWAVVPSVPKTSVGKFDKKVIRKSYADGELDVTRL, encoded by the coding sequence GTGCTGAGCACCATGCAGGATGTTCCGCTGACCGTCACCCGCATCCTCCTCCATGGTGCCCTCGTGCACGGCGGATCCACGGTCACCACCTGGACCGGGGAGGGCGAACCCCGGCGCCGTACCTTCCGGGAGATCGGCGCCCGCTCGATCCAGCTGGCCAACGCGCTCCGTGACGAGCTGGGCGTCGAACGCGGCGACCGGGTGGCGACCCTCATGTGGAACAACGGCGAGCACATGGAGGCGTACCTCGCCATCCCCTCGATGGGCGCGGTACTGCACACCCTCAATCTGCGACTGCCCGCCGACCAGCTGGTCTTCATCGTCAACCACGCCGCGGACCGGGTGATCCTGGTCAACGGCACCCTGCTGCCGCTGCTCGCCCCGCTGCTCCCCCGGCTGGAATCGGTCGAGCACCTGGTCGTCGTCGGGCCCGGCGACCTGTCGCTGCTTGCGGGCACCCGGGCGAGCGTGCACGTGTACGAGGAGCTGCTGGACGGGCGGCCGGAGCGGTACGACTGGCCTGAGCTGGACGAACGCGAGGCCGCGGCCATGTGCTACACCTCCGGGACCACCGGCGACCCCAAGGGCGTCGTCTTCTCCCACCGCTCGGTCTATCTGCACTCGATGCAGGTGAACACCACCGAGTCGATGGGGCTCACCTCGCACGACACCTCGCTGCCGGTCGTGCCGATGTTCCACGTCAACGCCTGGGGGCTGCCGCACGCGGCCTTCATGTCGGGCATCAATCTGCTGATGCCGGACCGCTTCCTGCAGCCCGCGCCGCTCGCCGAGATGATCGAGAGCGAACGGCCCACGCACGCCGCCGCGGTGCCCACCATCTGGCAGGGACTGCTCGCCGAACTCACCGCCAAGCCACGGGACATCAGCTCCCTGCGGCAGGTCACCATCGGGGGCTCGGCCTGCCCGCCGGCCCTGATGAAGGCGTTCGACGAGCAGTTGGGCGTACGGCTCTGCCACGCCTGGGGGATGACCGAGACCTCACCGCTCGGCACCGTCGCCCAGCCGCCGGCCGGGGTCAGCGGCGAGGAGGAGTGGGCGTACCGGATCACGCAGGGGCGGTTCCCGGCCTCGGTCGAGGCCCGGCTGATCGGGCCCGACGGCGAGGTGATGCCGTGGGACGGCGAGTCGGCCGGTGAGCTGGAGGTGCGCGGGCCGTGGATCGCGGGTGCGTACTTCGGGGGTGTCGGCGAGGAACCGCTGCGGCCCGAGGACAAGTTCAGCCCCGACGGCTGGCTGCGTACCGGCGACGTCGGCGTCATCTCCGGCGACGGCTTCCTGACCCTCACCGACCGGGCGAAGGACGTCATCAAGTCGGGCGGCGAGTGGATCTCCTCGGTCGACCTGGAGAACCACCTGATGGCCCACCCGGACGTCGCCGAGGCCGCGGTGGTGGCGGTGCCCGACGAGCGGTGGGGCGAACGGCCGCTGGCCACCGTCGTCCTGCGGGAGGGCGCCACCACGGACTACGCGGACCTGCGCGCGTTCCTGGAGGGCCGGATCGCCCGCTGGCAGGTGCCGGAGCGGTGGGCGGTCGTGCCGTCGGTGCCGAAGACGAGCGTGGGCAAGTTCGACAAGAAGGTGATCCGTAAGTCCTACGCGGACGGGGAGCTGGACGTCACCCGGTTGTGA
- a CDS encoding SigE family RNA polymerase sigma factor: MTTPVCTSASTTQFTAYVRTKGPTLLRTARTLTPNPADAEDLLQTALTKTYLAWDRIEDHRAVDGYVRRTLVNTRTSQWRKRKVDEFSTDELPERPGTGPDLTEQQAQRDALLRAITRLPPRQRAMVVLRYFEDMSEVQTAERLGVSVGTVKSAVSRALGKLRDDPELEALRLHPDDPAAGEELTAA, translated from the coding sequence ATGACCACGCCCGTGTGCACCAGCGCCAGCACGACCCAGTTCACGGCTTATGTCCGCACCAAAGGCCCCACGCTGCTGCGCACCGCGCGCACCCTGACCCCCAACCCCGCCGACGCCGAGGACCTGCTGCAGACGGCGCTCACCAAGACGTACCTCGCCTGGGACCGGATCGAGGACCACCGGGCGGTCGACGGCTACGTCCGCCGGACCCTGGTCAACACCCGGACCTCGCAGTGGCGCAAGCGCAAGGTCGACGAGTTCAGCACCGACGAACTGCCCGAGCGGCCCGGCACCGGACCCGACCTCACCGAGCAGCAGGCACAGCGCGACGCCCTGCTGCGCGCGATAACCAGGCTGCCGCCGCGGCAGCGCGCGATGGTCGTACTGCGCTACTTCGAGGACATGAGCGAGGTGCAGACCGCCGAGCGGCTCGGCGTCTCGGTCGGCACGGTGAAGAGCGCGGTCTCCCGGGCGCTGGGCAAACTGCGGGACGATCCGGAGCTGGAGGCGCTGCGCCTCCACCCCGACGACCCGGCGGCGGGCGAGGAGCTGACCGCGGCGTAA